One genomic window of Camelina sativa cultivar DH55 chromosome 5, Cs, whole genome shotgun sequence includes the following:
- the LOC104784910 gene encoding uncharacterized protein LOC104784910 isoform X1 produces MMGVGALAVALMMITVITSPCVYGEEFSDPQEIKVQRLLRRLNKPALKSIKSEDGDIIDCVPITSQPALDHPLLKNHTIQMRPSSITEDESKNTKKKQKAIIQVWHKSGDCPENTVPIRRTKKEDILRAQSLKSFRRKTHRRRTAEYKSPNDGHEYAIMELKTGKFFGTEFTVNIWNPKVQVSNEFSLAQTWLVSGEGPNTNTIEAGWQVFDKIYHDNNTRLFVFWTNNGYQGPVCYNLACQDPGFVQVSTRFVVGGTIFNPVSQYDGEQQELSMNIRKSPDGDIIDCVWIYNQPAFDHPLLKNHIIQMRPKSHSFRDKPGDKKTDFILQLWRTKGECPENTIPIRRKTRDDLLRSDSIETYGRKSLATISPTIYHLHGDQTEVHEHACVYVDYGEFHGSKSRISIWKPNVPNTRELSLAQTWVVNGDWDTGLNTLESGWQILHALYGDNNPRLFTYWTSDSYGEIGCYNLDCPGFVQVNRYISLGAAFNAISTYNGDQYDFHLTIEKDQDTGLWWLKLETYLVGYWPSLIVPKLADSARKIVWGGEIAHYVQGRREHTLPQMGSGHFGEEGFKKAAYFNSIEYIDKSNYPITPFPQNLEAIITRPECYNLKVGSSRRWGTYIFYGGPGHNPQCI; encoded by the exons atGATGGGAGTAGGTGCTCTTGCGGTAGCTCTGATGATGATAACGGTAATAACCTCTCCTTGTGTTTACGGAGAAGAGTTCTCCGATCCCCAGGAAATTAAAGTACAAAGACTTTTGAGACGGCTCAACAAACCTGCTCTTAAATCCATTAAG AGTGAAGATGGAGATATAATAGACTGTGTTCCTATAACTAGTCAACCAGCTTTGGATCATCCTCTACTTAAAAACCATACTATACAG ATGAGACCAAGTTCTATCACAGAAGATGAATCTAAGAAcaccaagaaaaaacaaaaggctATAATTCAGGTGTGGCACAAGAGTGGAGATTGTCCGGAAAACACTGTTCCtataagaagaacaaagaaggaAGATATTTTACGAGCACAATCTTTGAAGAGTTTCAGGAGAAAAACTCATAGACGACGCACTGCTGAATATAAAAGTCCAAATGATGGCCATGAG TATGCAATCATGGAATTAAAGACGGGAAAGTTTTTCGGGACAGAATTTACAGTAAATATCTGGAACCCAAAAGTTCAAGTTTCAAATGAGTTCAGCCTGGCTCAGACTTGGCTTGTATCTGGAGAAGGCCCTAATACTAACACCATTGAAGCTGGTTGGCAG gtttttgacaaaatataCCATGATAATAATACTCGATTATTCGTTTTCTGGACG AACAATGGATACCAAGGACCTGTGTGCTACAATCTGGCTTGCCAAGATCCTGGTTTTGTTCAAGTGAGCACTCGTTTTGTTGTAGGTGGAACAATATTTAATCCCGTGTCACAATACGACGGAGAACAACAAGAGCTCTCCATGAATATAAGGAAG AGTCCAGATGGAGATATAATTGACTGCGTATGGATCTATAACCAACCAGCTTTTGATCATCCTTTACTTAAAAACCACATCATTCag ATGAGGCCGAAAAGTCACTCCTTCAGGGACAAGCCCGGAGATAAGAAGACAGACTTTATACTTCAATTGTGGCGCACGAAAGGTGAATGTCCTGAGAACACTATTCCCatcagaagaaaaacaagagatgATCTGTTAAGATCAGATTCCATTGAAACTTATGGAAGAAAGAGTTTAGCAACCATTTCTCCAACTATTTATCACCTCCACGGTGATCAAACGGAAGTTCATGAG CATGCGTGTGTGTACGTCGATTATGGTGAATTCCATGGCAGCAAAAGCCGTATAAGTATATGGAAACCAAATGTTCCAAATACGAGAGAGCTTAGTTTGGCTCAAACATGGGTCGTCAATGGAGATTGGGACACTGGTTTAAACACTCTGGAGTCTGGTTGGCAG ATTCTACATGCTTTGTACGGTGACAATAATCCAAGACTTTTCACCTATTGGACG agcgATTCATACGGAGAGATCGGCTGCTACAACCTTGACTGCCCAGGCTTTGTTCAAGTGAACAGATATATTTCTCTTGGTGCAGCTTTCAACGCTATCTCGACCTACAATGGTGACCAATATGATTTTCATCTAACTATTGAGAAG GATCAAGATACCGGACTTTGGTGGCTTAAGCTTGAGACATATCTAGTCGGATACTGGCCGAGCTTAATAGTTCCAAAGCTAGCAGATTCAGCACGGAAGATCGTATGGGGAGGTGAAATTGCGCATTATGTTCAAGGCAGACGGGAACACACGCTACCGCAAATGGGGAGTGGCCATTTCGGAGAAGAAGGTTTTAAGAAGGCGGCTTATTTCAATAGCATAGAGTACATCGATAAATCTAATTATCCGATCACACCCTTTCCTCAAAATCTTGAAGCAATCATTACTCGGCCCGAATGCTATAACCTCAAGGTTGGCTCTAGCCGAAGGTGGGGAACTTACATTTTCTATGGTGGTCCTGGACACAACCCTCAATGCATATGA
- the LOC104784910 gene encoding uncharacterized protein LOC104784910 isoform X3, with protein MSKLSDIHEKKIEQRLKQLNKPAVKSVHSPDGDIIDCVWIYNQPAFDHPLLKNHIIQMRPKSHSFRDKPGDKKTDFILQLWRTKGECPENTIPIRRKTRDDLLRSDSIETYGRKSLATISPTIYHLHGDQTEVHEHACVYVDYGEFHGSKSRISIWKPNVPNTRELSLAQTWVVNGDWDTGLNTLESGWQILHALYGDNNPRLFTYWTSDSYGEIGCYNLDCPGFVQVNRYISLGAAFNAISTYNGDQYDFHLTIEKDQDTGLWWLKLETYLVGYWPSLIVPKLADSARKIVWGGEIAHYVQGRREHTLPQMGSGHFGEEGFKKAAYFNSIEYIDKSNYPITPFPQNLEAIITRPECYNLKVGSSRRWGTYIFYGGPGHNPQCI; from the exons ATGAGCAAACTCTCCGATATCCATGAGAAGAAAATTGAGCAACGGTTGAAACAACTCAACAAACCTGCCGTTAAATCTGTCCAT AGTCCAGATGGAGATATAATTGACTGCGTATGGATCTATAACCAACCAGCTTTTGATCATCCTTTACTTAAAAACCACATCATTCag ATGAGGCCGAAAAGTCACTCCTTCAGGGACAAGCCCGGAGATAAGAAGACAGACTTTATACTTCAATTGTGGCGCACGAAAGGTGAATGTCCTGAGAACACTATTCCCatcagaagaaaaacaagagatgATCTGTTAAGATCAGATTCCATTGAAACTTATGGAAGAAAGAGTTTAGCAACCATTTCTCCAACTATTTATCACCTCCACGGTGATCAAACGGAAGTTCATGAG CATGCGTGTGTGTACGTCGATTATGGTGAATTCCATGGCAGCAAAAGCCGTATAAGTATATGGAAACCAAATGTTCCAAATACGAGAGAGCTTAGTTTGGCTCAAACATGGGTCGTCAATGGAGATTGGGACACTGGTTTAAACACTCTGGAGTCTGGTTGGCAG ATTCTACATGCTTTGTACGGTGACAATAATCCAAGACTTTTCACCTATTGGACG agcgATTCATACGGAGAGATCGGCTGCTACAACCTTGACTGCCCAGGCTTTGTTCAAGTGAACAGATATATTTCTCTTGGTGCAGCTTTCAACGCTATCTCGACCTACAATGGTGACCAATATGATTTTCATCTAACTATTGAGAAG GATCAAGATACCGGACTTTGGTGGCTTAAGCTTGAGACATATCTAGTCGGATACTGGCCGAGCTTAATAGTTCCAAAGCTAGCAGATTCAGCACGGAAGATCGTATGGGGAGGTGAAATTGCGCATTATGTTCAAGGCAGACGGGAACACACGCTACCGCAAATGGGGAGTGGCCATTTCGGAGAAGAAGGTTTTAAGAAGGCGGCTTATTTCAATAGCATAGAGTACATCGATAAATCTAATTATCCGATCACACCCTTTCCTCAAAATCTTGAAGCAATCATTACTCGGCCCGAATGCTATAACCTCAAGGTTGGCTCTAGCCGAAGGTGGGGAACTTACATTTTCTATGGTGGTCCTGGACACAACCCTCAATGCATATGA
- the LOC104784911 gene encoding uncharacterized protein LOC104784911: MVGTAGFVVSLIVIAVIISPCVYGKDLPDHQKSQVQKLLKRLNKPALKSIKSDDGDIIDCVPINSQPALDHPLLKNHTIQIRPSFIPKGDHNYTKKDAKAITQVWHKNGECPENTVAIRRTKKEEILRAKSIESFGKKTHQSTPGGHEYGIMDSGDGRFYGTQFAINMWRPEVEVPSEFSLAQTWLSSESDNGINTIEAGWQVCKVLYGDNNLRLFVYWTANGYQPGSESSGCYNHACSGFVQRSNRITVGGSLAPMSQYDGGQYSLPMLIWKSGDNWWLMISDELVGYWPDKLFNSLRNEATKVQWGGEIVNMMTGGRHTDTDMGSGHFADEGFKKASYFRNLMTVDGANTLREPQGLRPWASHGNCYNVKPGNGGTSFGSHFYFGGPGRNGNCP, from the exons ATGGTAGGAACGGCTGGATTCGTAGTATCTCTGATAGTGATAGCGGTGATAATATCTCCTTGTGTCTATGGAAAAGATCTCCCTGATCACCAGAAAAGCCAAGTACAAAAGCTTTTGAAGCGACTCAACAAACCTGCACTTAAATCCATTAAG agtGACGATGGAGATATAATAGATTGTGTTCCAATTAATAGTCAACCAGCTTTGGATCATCCTTTGCTTAAAAACCACACAATCCAG ATAAGACCTAGTTTTATCCCAAAAGGTGATCATAATTACACCAAGAAAGATGCAAAGGCTATAACTCAGGTGTGGCACAAGAATGGAGAGTGTCCGGAAAACACTGTTGCtataagaagaacaaagaaagaagaaatcttACGAGCAAAATCCATTGAGAGTTTCGGGAAAAAGACTCATCAAAGCACCCCTGGAGGCCATGAG TATGGCATCATGGATTCGGGGGACGGAAGGTTCTACGGGACACAATTTGCAATTAATATGTGGAGACCAGAAGTTGAAGTTCCCTCAGAATTCAGCTTGGCTCAGACTTGGCTGTCGTCTGAATCTGACAATGGTATTAACACCATTGAAGCTGGTTGGCAG gTTTGTAAAGTGCTGTACGGTGATAATAATCTTCGATTATTTGTTTACTGGACG GCGAATGGGTATCAACCAGGGTCAGAGTCGAGTGGGTGTTACAACCACGCCTGCTCAGGTTTTGTTCAGAGGAGCAATCGTATCACTGTAGGAGGATCCTTAGCTCCCATGTCACAATACGACGGAGGTCAATACAGCCTCCCCATGCTTATTTGGAAG AGTGGCGATAATTGGTGGCTAATGATCAGTGACGAGCTTGTCGGGTACTGGCCTGACAAGTTGTTCAATTCTCTAAGAAATGAAGCTACGAAAGTTCAATGGGGTGGTGAGATCGTAAACATGATGACCGGTGGGAGACACACGGACACTGATATGGGAAGTGGACATTTTGCTGATGAAGGGTTTAAGAAAGCGAGTTATTTCAGGAATCTTATGACAGTTGATGGAGCCAATACTCTGAGGGAACCACAAGGACTTAGGCCTTGGGCTTCTCATGGTAACTGTTACAATGTTAAGCCAGGAAATGGTGGAACAAGCTTTGGGAGTCATTTCTACTTTGGTGGTCCTGGTCGAAACGGTAACTGTCCTTGA
- the LOC104784910 gene encoding uncharacterized protein LOC104784910 isoform X2 has translation MLNHTVTFRLLWVTIALVVGTLPGMSKLSDIHEKKIEQRLKQLNKPAVKSVHSPDGDIIDCVWIYNQPAFDHPLLKNHIIQMRPKSHSFRDKPGDKKTDFILQLWRTKGECPENTIPIRRKTRDDLLRSDSIETYGRKSLATISPTIYHLHGDQTEVHEHACVYVDYGEFHGSKSRISIWKPNVPNTRELSLAQTWVVNGDWDTGLNTLESGWQILHALYGDNNPRLFTYWTSDSYGEIGCYNLDCPGFVQVNRYISLGAAFNAISTYNGDQYDFHLTIEKDQDTGLWWLKLETYLVGYWPSLIVPKLADSARKIVWGGEIAHYVQGRREHTLPQMGSGHFGEEGFKKAAYFNSIEYIDKSNYPITPFPQNLEAIITRPECYNLKVGSSRRWGTYIFYGGPGHNPQCI, from the exons ATGCTTAATCATACGGTGACTTTTCGCCTTCTTTGGGTGACAATAGCACTTGTAGTCGGAACTTTGCCTGGAATGAGCAAACTCTCCGATATCCATGAGAAGAAAATTGAGCAACGGTTGAAACAACTCAACAAACCTGCCGTTAAATCTGTCCAT AGTCCAGATGGAGATATAATTGACTGCGTATGGATCTATAACCAACCAGCTTTTGATCATCCTTTACTTAAAAACCACATCATTCag ATGAGGCCGAAAAGTCACTCCTTCAGGGACAAGCCCGGAGATAAGAAGACAGACTTTATACTTCAATTGTGGCGCACGAAAGGTGAATGTCCTGAGAACACTATTCCCatcagaagaaaaacaagagatgATCTGTTAAGATCAGATTCCATTGAAACTTATGGAAGAAAGAGTTTAGCAACCATTTCTCCAACTATTTATCACCTCCACGGTGATCAAACGGAAGTTCATGAG CATGCGTGTGTGTACGTCGATTATGGTGAATTCCATGGCAGCAAAAGCCGTATAAGTATATGGAAACCAAATGTTCCAAATACGAGAGAGCTTAGTTTGGCTCAAACATGGGTCGTCAATGGAGATTGGGACACTGGTTTAAACACTCTGGAGTCTGGTTGGCAG ATTCTACATGCTTTGTACGGTGACAATAATCCAAGACTTTTCACCTATTGGACG agcgATTCATACGGAGAGATCGGCTGCTACAACCTTGACTGCCCAGGCTTTGTTCAAGTGAACAGATATATTTCTCTTGGTGCAGCTTTCAACGCTATCTCGACCTACAATGGTGACCAATATGATTTTCATCTAACTATTGAGAAG GATCAAGATACCGGACTTTGGTGGCTTAAGCTTGAGACATATCTAGTCGGATACTGGCCGAGCTTAATAGTTCCAAAGCTAGCAGATTCAGCACGGAAGATCGTATGGGGAGGTGAAATTGCGCATTATGTTCAAGGCAGACGGGAACACACGCTACCGCAAATGGGGAGTGGCCATTTCGGAGAAGAAGGTTTTAAGAAGGCGGCTTATTTCAATAGCATAGAGTACATCGATAAATCTAATTATCCGATCACACCCTTTCCTCAAAATCTTGAAGCAATCATTACTCGGCCCGAATGCTATAACCTCAAGGTTGGCTCTAGCCGAAGGTGGGGAACTTACATTTTCTATGGTGGTCCTGGACACAACCCTCAATGCATATGA